AGCGTATACGAAGTGCAAGTGTCTGAAGGTGCAAGTATTAATTCAACCGTTGTTTCTTTATTGGTCAGTACATATTCCAAATATGACATTTTATAGAATCAGCCTTGGTTTATTGAATTCAGTGTTTATTGGAATTTTTAGGCAGTTGATCCTGAAAATGATCCTATCACTTATTCCATAATATCTGGAAACGACTTGCGACAATTTTCAATAAGCCCGAATAATGGAGTTATCAGTATAATACGAAAATTAGACAGAGAAGATTTGACGAGATATCAATTGGTGCATATAGTTTAATTAAAATCTCATAATATGACTGTGTCtactttttaaatgatttatttaactATCCTGTGATTTTTATAGATGGTGAAAGCTGAAGATACTGGTAAACTTTCAACCACAGCGACAGTGAATATAAAAGTAACTGATATCAACGATAAAAATCCAGAATTTGTCGAAAGTGAAATGCCATATGTTTTTAAAGTCAAAGAAggtatttttattgcattttgaattgtttgtattttatatttaaataacatgtttgtattttacacttctcaatatttattaaaggtTTAACTAACGTCACCGTTGGTAGAGTTAGAGCGACAGATCTTGATGAAGGAATTAATGCTTTAGTGACCTATTCTCTACCTCAAGACATTCCATTTGTGATTAATAATCACACTGGAGAAATAGTCACTAAAATGGCATTggattatgaaacaaaaaaggtagtgatttatattttacagaaattaatatagaaaaaattttaaatgactaaaattgtttttttttttgttaaaggaTTATACATTTGTGGTGACTGCAAAAGATGGAGCTCCAGAGCCTAGATTAGGTACAGCTAGTGTAACGGTACAGGTTTTAGATGTGCCAGACGAAGTGCCAACATTCCCAAAGTCAACAGATAGAATATCTGTTCCAGAGAATGTTCCTGATTTTCTGGTTACTAAAGTGActgtaagtaataataaaaataggcttattaattttaatattagatttaattaacataaatcaataaatttttttagGCACATGATCCTGATACAATGAAAGAAatcacatacataataaaacaaGGCAATACTGATATGTTTTCAATTGATAGAAAAACAGGAATAGTGAAAACTCTTAGGGGTTTGGATTATGAgcgtgaaaatatgtatgtcttgATCATCGGTACGGAAGAAAACAATTCCAAAGAAGACGGATCTACTACTAAAGTCTTTGTAGATGTTGAGGtaatcattattttcatgagtgtaagtaaatattttttgcgatatgtttcaaaatatgttttgaaatgtaatttttagGATCGCAACGATTTGCCACCAACATTCACATCAGTGACTCGTCCAATAACACTTGATGATGAAGTATCTATTGGTACAATCGTAACAACTATGATTGCAACTGATTCAGATGGTACATCACCTAATAATAAAGTACGCTATCAACTTGTTGGACGAGGAATGGCATCCAAGTACTTCCAAATAGATTCTGATACTGGAGTACTGCGGATAAGAGATGATCTCAGAAAAGAGCTGAGCAGTGAATATCAAGTGAGTGTTGTATTTTGAATTggatttgttgttttttttaagtgtgtacataaaataaatgtgattGTTTTAGGTGGATATAAGAGCTTATGATTTGGGCGAGCCTCAATTATCTAGTGTTAGCACTTTGAGTGTCTATGTCAGACACGTAGCTACGGTACCTCCAGAAGTATGTACTATTTACAATGTGTAATATGAGTGTAATGATATTTTggtattaatttgtaaaataattttcagaTTGGCTTAAGTTTCGCTGATACATCTTATACTGAAGAAGTGACTGAAAACGCTACGGCAAACACATTACTAAAAACAATTGTTATTATAAATCATAGAGCTCACAGTGAAAACATTCCATTGAAGTGCGAAATTTCTAAAGGGAATGAAGatagtaagttttatttttatattaaaactatGAGCTAAATGTAGATGCATGCCCACTATGATTATAGTAATAAAGTCAATATCGGTTAGACTGATAtctagtaaatatgtacatatatttataaagggaaatatttatttcaatattatatcaaGCAATAGTGGTTCAGAAAAATAAGTAATATGTTTGGGATGAAAAAGTTACATTTTCCAACTTTTCAAAGAAATTCcaattttaattgcaaaaaaatggtcaattaaattatttcttttgtatttagatatattattatgtagatGAGACTAATGATATacctatagaaaaaatattatattatataggtaaatatacatctgccaatttttctatataattttgaaGTGGTAAGATGATcgaaaagatatacatatgtatttgtttatacagaagtacatattatgtatatgaaataagtCAATTTTTAGTTAATTTGAGGTATATAGAGTTGAAATAGTATATGCCTTATCATAATAATCTATGGTATCAGTTTCAATAATATGATGATTATAATTTCAGATCTATTTTATGCTACGATGACAGATGATAGAAATTGCGCAATTTATCTCAAAACGCCTAGCTTGGACTACGAAAATCGAACTGAATATTTATTAGAAGTGCATTTAGATTCTCTTCAAGGACTGATAAATCCAGATAAAAGTTATGCTAGTCTCAAACTCCATGTTAAAGATATAAACGATAATTCACCAATGTTTATTTACCCAGACCAATCTGAAATTAAATTAGCTCGGAAAAAGTTCTATGCTATTGTTTCCAAAGAGTTAGACTTGGATTCAAATATCATACAAGTGCAGgtaatattttctattattttgaaattacttTGTTTTAAAGAATTTTATTGAGAAGTTTTTTTTGCAGGCAAGAGATGCAGATAGTGGgaatttcggtaaaattttatataaggaATCAAAATGGTCAGATTTAGATGAAGAATTTTTCAATCTCGATTCAAAGTCAGGAATCATAAGAAATTCTAAAACTTTTGAGTCTATCGCCGATGAACAACTACCGTTTGTTCTCAACGTATTAGCAAGAGATAATCCAGATTCCAGAACAGATTATAAGGCATCTATTGCCCCAGTAATTGTAAGAAAAttctttaattatattattaatggtATGGAAAGTTCTCACTATCGTGttagtttaataaaaaatatgttcgaTTAACATTTTAGGTAAATTTACTAACAAAGGACAATGCGTTGATATTGGTATTCAAAGATGCTCGCCCAGAAATGATTAGACTTCAATCCAAGAACATTTCGAGAGTTTTAGAGGAGAAAAGTAATTTAATTGttggaattgaaaaattcacGCCTAGACAATATATTACCGAAAATGACACACTGGAATTCGATCCGACTGGTACTGATGTATGGTTCTATGCAATCGATCCTACTTCTGGGAAAATATTACATAGAAACTCATCACGTGTACAAAGGTAAAACATATTCACTATACCTATgcctatatgtgtgtatttaattgttaaaaaacattaaattgaaataattttatagatCAATACTAGATCCTGCAGCACAATCAAACATAACGTTTGTAATGTCGGGAGTGGTGCGTGCTACAGCTGCTGCAGTACATGCTCCTTTACCACCACCTACGCCACCACGTGCAAGACTATCGCCTGCAGCTCCTGACGCCTTTCCATATGCCTTAATAATTATAGCGTGTATTATATTTGTCTTGGGACTTGCTGGAATAATCTATATTTGTGTATCGTGGAACAGGTATTAAGATTTCCATACATCTTGATtttacaattacatttttttttagtgaatataatacgattttttatgattttgtagATATAGGAATTATAAATCAAGAATACAAAGACATTACAGTAATGCGCCATCAAGGTACGATCCGGTGATTAGTGGGACGGCACCCAGTATAGACACTCCTAGTCTTAAGGAATACGAAACTCAAGTTTTAAACATGGCTGTGCCTTTGGACGATTGTGATAGTTGCAATGATTTGCAGTTAGATTTCAGTGCTAACAACCACACGTTCAGTTTAGATAATGTTAGCTATATTACTAAAGATAATGGTGAGTTGAATGATAATTCTAATCAATGTACATAGTTCAAAACCaaacttttttgtatttttttaataatataataactgcTGAATTACTATaccattaaaaatgaatttttaggACAACAAAGTCCAACGTCGTCGGAAGCGGCCACAACGGCCCGAGCATCCAGCGTAGCAAGTCCCACCGACTATATGCACTCAAATATTCATACGTTGAATAGGAACAATGTCTCTTCCatttacagaaataataatcatcatCTGTCTACACTTCCACGCAATgatcatcaccatcatcatcagcagcaaaataatagttttttggATACATTTGGAAGGAATAATAATAGAAACCAACAGCAAAACAATACATTCAAcaggaataaaaataatttaaatttgttgaCGAAATCGTTAGGAAAGGAAaagaacgaaaataaaaataataacacctTGAAAAGAAATCCAGAAGGCGCAATTATGGCTTACGATGAAATACCTGGTCATAATACCATATTTCAAAGGTagcaattgtaaatattttttatacatatattctgtaattattataaaaatataaggaggtttttattattattagcatAAAGTCAAACATTTTTTGAATCGTTACGAgtgtaataaatttacatatttcatatatgaaGATGGATGAACTTTTAaagtgaaatattgtactagaaaaaaatgacattcatttaattttcgcTATTTCTATccttcatacatatatctttcatTGCCAATTGCttcaatatcaaagaatttattTCTCAATATGATTAATGCTTTGCAATTTTGTAGGTCATCGGATGAAGAAGGAATGGCCAGCCCGTCCAATGATAATGTAACATTCGGCAAGAGGGACTACTCTCAAATGGGTTTCTCGTACCTCAACGACAGATCGCCAGTCGAAACCACCAcagaattataattatttattgtataaatatacatatgtggccAATTCGCGTACAAGTGAACTTAATTCTACGTGAGAATCGATGTAATTCTCAtcttatgaaaattatttttatacaatcttTTTTACAACACAATGTAAAATACTTCATCAGTATAAATCGCTAAAACTATTTCTACTGATCTTTTTTATAACGGACTTACATACTATACTTTCGTGTTATTAgaccatttaaattaaaattttgaatgttgagaattcaaaaaataatttaccattcgatctacatacatatgtgtatgtgtataaaatccAAACAATCTAAGAATgggattatgtacatacatatattcttagtTGAACTTTATCTATTTAACTGGATTAATTAATGAGTTATTGTCACTGAGTGTTGTCACATAATAGATCCATTCTAAAACAATTGTAGATTATGTTGAAACCTTATTTATTATGTGAATGCTTACCAACTACAcgattttttgtacataaaaagtATGCGATTTAGATTCGAAGTATAAATATACTCATTTGTTGTGAATATTACAAAATTaccatttgtataaaaaatgatatgatattaattgttaatattttaaatgtatttagttATCGAATGACTGAAATTAATATAGCATACGTCCTGCCAATGCAGAACTACCCTGTATAGTTTTTGCCAAAAGTTCTGCAATGaatttgtgtataaatataagTGTATGTGTGCGTGTGCGTAGTATTTGAgtggttgtaatttttttttaatgtataatttgattaatttttgcaattattattgatgaaatattcatCTTGTCAGTGTGCATaaacgtttattatttattgtgtatttgtatattgctcataatttataggtataataacaaattttagttcataaattgtgtattttttatgtaattaaaacgaatcaaatatatacgaatttatacaaattgttttttttcttttcaattcttatattttatgtacgttGACGTGAATTAGAATGAttatattcgtatgtatgtatatttctttagtTAAATCCAGCACTTGCTATccatcatacatataatgagtAGTTCATTGTATGTATTCATGATAAAATAGCACTGGTTCAAGATTCCAATGTGCTAAAAAGATCACACGCCTGTCGAATAGATCAAATGCAAAAGTTTTCGTATGAATTTTACAGTAGTTCTCCAACAGAATGGCATATTTTAAACgaatagtaattatttttgactACTGTATTTTAGCTTCTgaaatatgtttgtttatattaacgTTGTCATCACATTATTGATAAATTACTCACTAGATCTAGAAAATCATATCCTAATAAATTATTTGTTACAaactttatatgtacgtacatatttcagcaaaagtttgagtagcatcAGTTGTAATCGCAATTCCTATTTATAATTGAGATGCATAGGAATATAAGTGCTTGAATGAGTGAATTGATATTTCAGAGCACGGACAATGACATTTGCCTAATTTGGATGCCATTGCACTATGCTAAAAAGCGTATTTTGTAATACGTATCGTCATATGATATACAATTGGTAATAATCAAAgcatttacgtacatacatacatacacatttaaaattccgattgttttttttgatttttaaatgctttttattattacgaaattatgttcacaatacatcttatatctattttaatagctactgatctactgatcattttctattttacaattttaatttaatttggttagtaatcacagtattatattattctaatgttaatctaaagcataataggaaaaagagctcaaaaacctatttacaatccttacaaATTCCGATTGTTGAgttcaatgtattatataataattattcttCTTGTTGGTCACCTCGTTTTTTTCTTGTATTGAAAGTTGTAGATCATAGAAGTAATTCTTATCTTATACTATTTATGACACTTAAATCAAACTAAACTTCAAAATTTCTTAGCcatgagattttttttctttttacaataTTAGGTGTTATtttccggtctccgtgatttgacagaatgttaaattacagaaaacgcaaatatcagaatgcaaagatcgaaaatcgaaagatctcaagtcgaaagataaaaaaaaatggtgcatggtaaacggtacatactcacgtacatactcacttaatttgcgcgagcaggatacaacaggaacaagaggaacatgcttttcctcccgtgttaatgtgcgcgcgcagaatacgggaggaaaagcatgttcctcttgttcctgttgtatcctgctcgcgcaaattaagtgagtatgtacgagagtatgtaccgtttaccatgcaccattttttttttgatctttcgacttaagatctttcaattttcgatctttgccttccgatatttgcgttttctgtaattcaacattctgtcaagtcacgtagacccgttattttcagttgaatcttgacatatgaaaatttttattttttgtcttttataTTGAATGTAAGTAAAAACGGATAATTGATTTTGAAGCAATATCAATTCACAtgaaaatttattcacaaatacCAAACAAACGTATTTTTACAGCTTTCAAAAAATTGTTAAGTTAGTTGCGtactatatgtacacatatataatataattacgcTGACCATACATACGTCCTTAATTTAAGAGGAAAGTTCTTTATTTGACTGctctataaaatttatttattgtctgattaatttatattctaaaattgcccttttgtcgtttattttgtaataacgACTATCGCTAAAAATATTGGCgccgaaatatttaaagatgctatttataaattttattaaacctGTATAGATTATATTAGGTATATATACGTAAACTACAAACCAGTATatttacagaaaaaaaaaccGGAGCGGAGTCGTCAATATTttctaagtttgacccattgaaatcgaatatgataatgatttttgttggtttctttttGTTCATAAGTTAcgagtctttaactcaaaatctaatattgctattccaaaattgagtattggaatcaatagtcacatgtttttcctattgattgtgatttttcaatgctttgaaatacttataattgacattctagcgaattttaaaagtagaaaatatattttttttccgtgatgtaatgagcttatttcgctaatttttcactttaacaTGTTTATAacgattggttttctatcccaacatatttttttaactaaaccATTAATTCGACCGGTAAAtgtcttttacatttcaataatatgtaatataggtAAATATGACTGCtcaaaatcctaaattttgtatgcttatattttataataaatgttataaacttataaagcatttttttaagttCTAAAATGATTCTTTATATGTCCTATATTTTCTCCAAAAAATATGTTCACCGtagatataatatgaaaatcataagtaaaataattgatataaaatatatgaaaacacttatgaatgaaaagaaaattcttatatttgaaaaatgttttatgtattagatgtaaatACTATACTTTGCATACTGGTATGTGTTATTAACAACGTATGGTTGTAATATAGATTAGTTCGCATTGCATTGGTAGATGTCAATCTGTCACAATTAGGGTGAAGAATGGCAAGTGATCATTGGCGATGACGGGAGTTTTAAAAGGCTTGGGCATGGACTAGCCCGAGCCATAAGGCCCTCGACGGCCACTGTGGCTGCACCGAGGGCCCCCATTACACATTAGGAGCCTACCCTGACCCGCAGGTCAGTATTTTGATTTAGTTATCTGTTTTCTTCCCACAAATTTCTAATAGAAATTGGTTTCTTGTCCTTTTGATTCTAATTAAtggtataataaattcaatatctatatatatcatTAGGAAATTATATTCATCATTAAAAatccaatattaaaaaaatatcacgtTATTCTTGGCGTACTTTTAATCAAAGGGTAAAATTCATAGACTATAAAGGAATACTTTTTCACAACATTATTCGAAATTTGTAATCAGTTTGTGTTTATTAGTCgacttttaaatacaatttttaaaaattcaatgttgcatctgatttaattggctaaaaaattaaatttatattatgacttgcaataaaaaaataatacaaaaagactatttaatattgtttattttgtttacaattttgccacagtgacattacagaattgcTCCAAATCGTCACTGTGGCTATACATTTAGTTACttaattttgaatgttttatgTTATATAAGTCATAAAAACGTAATCAGGGAATCTGGCGAAATCTCGAGGTTGAAATTTGCACGAAAAAATAGACATTTCGTGaacatgtaaataaaacaaaaatttttaggaaaaattaTGCTCTAAAATATTTgcggattttcattgaaaccgtttttaagttatctatttttttattacttttataattatgtactatTTACATGAGTGTGACATGTAGatataaacacaaaaaaatatggaatataattttcagtaataaaatacttaaatgaTTACAACATCTTGGGTTAAATTAACTATagcttcatacatatgtacatatatatgtatgtatatgtatgtgtacagaGAGTTttctcaatttttaaataagttctgcgaatattataataaattaatgttttaaattcgAGTTAGTAGAATGTTATAAGAAATTAGAagatatttaattgaataattcaaCAATTTAGTTTATAATAAGTGTTCAAAACCACACACGAAGTAGTTTTTTTCCTTTAGATTACATACCAAATTTATTAGGCCCAAttactattgtatttataatagatGCAAGTAATTCATAATTTATCGtgtcattttatttattcattaaattttatttctaattaaTAACAATGATTTGCGacagttaaattaaaattataattacatacgtatgtatattcaaaaattctgaaagccattgttttattaaaaatgtaccaCTGTATCCAACGTCAAATTGCGatctatatttataattaaacatgATCTATTTGCACAATTACTAGAATAGATCAGAGAAAACCTTCTTAAAATAGCCAAGACGATATCATGACAATACATAATTGGGTCCATAGAAATTAAGTGAGAAAGATTTAGCTCAATTGAAACGTAACATCATGTTTCAAAAGTTTATATGCAATTCGTTATACCGTCGATAATTTGACCCAATTGAACTCCATTGATAAAAATGTATCTAACCTTATATGCATAGATCAAGTAGAAAGAAATTAACCGCGAAATAGAGTAGAAAAGCGTTCACCATCCGTGGTACACAATGTGTAATTAAATTGTGGGGAAAAAGAGGGGTATATTGTGTACACGTGTGTATAGATGGACACAAATTTTTGATAGCGTAAGCTCGCCAAGGATGATTTATGCTAAATGACATTTAGCTGAATTGTACAACTGCTCCTTTTTGACAGATTTATCGTTTAAATAGGCGCCTCAATTTCATCTATGATGACTCTTCCGTATGGAGATAAGAGCACGCGTTTCATTCTATGTATGTCCACTTGGTAAAATGTCACAATAGTGTGACATCATTGGCGAATGTGTGTTATAAATACAATTAGAAACAGCCATATGTCTCGAGCCGTTAAAATTCTGCAttccaattattaaaattgttctttcataaaaaaaaaagtataagacTTGATCGACTTCGATAGTAAATTTTGCgaaattttatttctacatatgttACTATGTGATCGACAGAGATTCGCTTTCATTAAAATATGACATAAATCGTTCAAATGGGGGTTAAATCGATCAGTTGGGCTGGCGTACTAGTTACGCAATTTGGGTCAACAAACCAATGTCGAAGAATGCTAGGAAGCGTTTGGTGACCTCTTAGCTTACCATCTCGACCAGCAATACATTTCAATTGATACAAATGTGCGCGAATGTTGGAACAATTAGGTCCAAGCGATAATTGATACACAATCACTGGTCGAACAATTCTATCGCCGTTACTGTTCACACGTTGCTAAtggattgatttaaatttagtgGCATGTGTAATGAACGTTAGACTCATTATTCATATTCTGTATACTTCAAAACTTTAGCCATCAATTACGAATATTTTGATCACTAACTTAATTTGGATGGAATATTGAGTGTTGTCTCTGAACATAATTCCTGTTTTGGGGAATAAGTCTAAGTTTAACGTTCTGTTGTTTGTATGTACCGACATATATAGTCGAagagaacatatgtacattcttatGGGGCTGCCAGATTTCTTTCAAGTCAAACAGGGACCCCCTATccgaaaaaatcaacaatatttCGACCACTTAGTTTTTTTCCTCTCCCCGAGATTTCGGCTCGCTTGGGTAGCttctacttatttttttatttaatttaattaattatttattaattggaaCAAGAACAGACAAAAATATGCGAATATAACTAAGGAATTAAAGCTATTTTAGACatcaatttgtatattttttaatagatttggCCTTCTGTAAGActactttatttttaagtacataatCATACAATTggcaacaattgaaatctgtagAATACTTTCAACTACATCTATAGAAAGTCTATTTCTTTCATTAGTGCATTGAATCTCGATTGACGAGAAAATTCTCTCCACGTTACCATTATACTCTGGTATGGAGAAAATATACTCGCACATGCGATATAAATCTTTATATTCTTCGGcaaattccatttttatttgcGAAAATTTAACTACCTATTTTTCTACAGCTATTTTTCCATTCCAATTTGGAGATAGTTATTCTAGTTTTAATGGAACGAATTGATTGAACAAACAATTGTCATTTGttatattgtttgtatttatCCATTCTGGTATTTTTTCCAAGCTCATCCAAGAatacacataatatttttttaatggtattgtccatagtttaaaataatctgtcaatgtttaataaaactttgCTACTTCTTTATAAAATCCATCAATTTGTCCCTTTGAAATTTGCTTAAAAAGTATGCATGatagaaaaatttgaaaactggGACTTTTGAACGTCCCGAAAGGTTCGTTTGGGACCAGGGTTGCCAGACGTCCCTATTTGAGCGGGAACAGACAAATCCCTAGTCCCGTATTGCCTGTGAAAATCCCGACTtaacaaaatttgtatatgtatgtacaaaaatgtacGTAAGTAGAAATAGTTTGACTTAAAAAGGAACAAATTTCAATCTATTAAAGTCTGGTCCTTGAACCAAACATGAAAATCGAATTTTGTTCAATTGAAGAATTAAgaatattatttacaatgttgaccttctatacgaagatgtctgtttatgaattaaaatttcactgaagcaaacgagaaaaaaacaatgtatgtacacatcACCTCAATTctatatttcattgaaatttgcGAAAGCATATTTAATCTAATGAGTGCAACCTGGAGAAAAGAGAGAAACAGATCATTATTAAAAACCGTAGAAGGTGAATAAATGCAATTGTAATGACTTTAGGAAAATCTTATCAAACAAAGCTGGCATATTTTGAAACAAGTTAAAAGCtaggaaaaaacttttaataaaactgttatgattgtatacatttttgcatttaaaacaaaatgtaattcctGTAATTGTatccaatatattttaataactatgaTTCCTGTGGATTATTAAGTGACTATGTtctcttctacatacatatttaaatacttatttacatacaatataatttaatttaaaatatttttttcgtaatgTCTCCATTAATTCTTAAACTTGTTTTTTTTGGATCGTTCGAAATAGTAAATGTCCTGATCAGTAATTTTAGAAACCTGGTAACCCTGTTCGGGACAATGGGGCACGAGGCTAAAATCCgatgacaatcccgattaatcgggacgcccggcagccctacatacatataatatatatttttattgccaaTTGTTTACAGTTAATTCTTTATATGATTCTTATTCGTATTATGttatggtatatgtacatacatgggcCAAAGTTGATCCTTTCGAAGATCAAAGCTcactttttcaaaattatttatttattcacccaatttgaga
The nucleotide sequence above comes from Arctopsyche grandis isolate Sample6627 chromosome 4, ASM5162203v2, whole genome shotgun sequence. Encoded proteins:
- the Cad99C gene encoding cadherin 99C, giving the protein MSAQRPISAMRLATVSCLLICLFHTARAKAGLCEVETGQSSIILDIEESRGSYIQQSTKPAELPIEGDPFSEIILDLVFPKGNPIFILNGKKLQLLEPLDRDAENLSHIVFQLTCLVKATKKKRTIPVIVRVSDVNDNAPIFQNTPYETTVSELTPIGTTIFQNIKATDADAGVNGLAEYFIVEGDGKNIGTDSGVGNDRINTADGFGYFSINLPHQGQVTVNRSLDYERTQRYLVTIVASDRARNSSERFSSTTTLTVNVKDDDDQDPSFIYKGCMLHDGACINPEYFSSVSSGILAGILNIHPEKIQAIDMDTINSPIRYSILQGTPSSYNEYFEINPTTGAVRQTKAVDTGIAKKFDLIIKAEEMSEAKRFTTAKLMIVVKPVDANPPVIHASSLEGHVNENEPIGTKVLDTNSNPIVLAVSDDDLGPNDIKPIYAFELTTNYFQIDKNGILVVNEENLDRDPPSPGTYRFQVVAREANGQGASAPLSLEVALDDVNDNAPILVPLPHVNVPAGEGRRLVVKVEASDNDSGENAHIVYGIYHVSNNGANKFKIDPKTGEIETVGKLDAGEQYSITVQAKDVGGLSSQGIVEVTVSPGPNTRAPVFKQSVYEVQVSEGASINSTVVSLLAVDPENDPITYSIISGNDLRQFSISPNNGVISIIRKLDREDLTRYQLMVKAEDTGKLSTTATVNIKVTDINDKNPEFVESEMPYVFKVKEGLTNVTVGRVRATDLDEGINALVTYSLPQDIPFVINNHTGEIVTKMALDYETKKDYTFVVTAKDGAPEPRLGTASVTVQVLDVPDEVPTFPKSTDRISVPENVPDFLVTKVTAHDPDTMKEITYIIKQGNTDMFSIDRKTGIVKTLRGLDYERENMYVLIIGTEENNSKEDGSTTKVFVDVEDRNDLPPTFTSVTRPITLDDEVSIGTIVTTMIATDSDGTSPNNKVRYQLVGRGMASKYFQIDSDTGVLRIRDDLRKELSSEYQVDIRAYDLGEPQLSSVSTLSVYVRHVATVPPEIGLSFADTSYTEEVTENATANTLLKTIVIINHRAHSENIPLKCEISKGNEDNLFYATMTDDRNCAIYLKTPSLDYENRTEYLLEVHLDSLQGLINPDKSYASLKLHVKDINDNSPMFIYPDQSEIKLARKKFYAIVSKELDLDSNIIQVQARDADSGNFGKILYKESKWSDLDEEFFNLDSKSGIIRNSKTFESIADEQLPFVLNVLARDNPDSRTDYKASIAPVIVNLLTKDNALILVFKDARPEMIRLQSKNISRVLEEKSNLIVGIEKFTPRQYITENDTLEFDPTGTDVWFYAIDPTSGKILHRNSSRVQRSILDPAAQSNITFVMSGVVRATAAAVHAPLPPPTPPRARLSPAAPDAFPYALIIIACIIFVLGLAGIIYICVSWNRYRNYKSRIQRHYSNAPSRYDPVISGTAPSIDTPSLKEYETQVLNMAVPLDDCDSCNDLQLDFSANNHTFSLDNVSYITKDNGQQSPTSSEAATTARASSVASPTDYMHSNIHTLNRNNVSSIYRNNNHHLSTLPRNDHHHHHQQQNNSFLDTFGRNNNRNQQQNNTFNRNKNNLNLLTKSLGKEKNENKNNNTLKRNPEGAIMAYDEIPGHNTIFQRSSDEEGMASPSNDNVTFGKRDYSQMGFSYLNDRSPVETTTEL